The following is a genomic window from Planctomycetia bacterium.
CCGCGGAGCGCGGGACGTAGATCGACTCCGGCTGCGGAATCGGCTCGTTGGTGAAGCCGTATTGCGACGTCGGCACGAGATCCATCCCGCAAATCGGACACTGCCCCGGTTCGTCGCGGATAACCTGCGGATGCATGGGGCTGATCCACTTGCCGGCCATGTCTTGGTCGAAAACTTCCCCTTGCGGTTCCAGCGGGAGACTCACGGTAGCCGTTGCATAGTCCCCTGGACGAAGGCGCTTTTGATCGTTGAGCAGTTCCACTCGCACGCCGACCGTACGCGTCGTGGGATCGACCGTGGGATCGATAAACGCCACGCGGCCAATCAACTTTTCAGTCGGCATCGACCGGACTGTCGCCTCGACGGGCTGGCCGAAGCGCACTCGTGTGGCATCCTCGGGAAAGAGCTCCAGCATTAACCACACGGTGGAGAGTTCCGCGATGCGGTAGATAGGGTCGCCCGCCTTGACGTAACCTCCCTCGACGGCCGATTTCTCCACGACCGTTCCTCCCTGAGGCGCATAGATCGTCAATCGCGACTGGGCCGCACCCGTGCGCTCCAATTCCGCAAGTTGTTCGTCGGTGACCCCGAACTCGCGCAAGCGTTGCCGCGTGTTGTCCGCCAAGGCAGATTGCGCCTGTCGAACTGCCGGCACGCCGGCGGCAGCCTGCAGGGCGCGCCGCGCCTCGAGATACTCGACTTGGGCGGAATACAGTTGCGGGCTGTAGATCACCGCGAGGTGGTCGCCTCGCTTGATATCAATGCCGGTATAATCCGCGAACAGGCGTTCCAGGCGCCCGTCGATGTAGGCCGCGATCGTGGCCTGACGGCTCTCATCAATGGCAATCGCGCCAACGGTGTGAATTGAATCTGCCAGTGTCGCGCTATCCACCGCACTGGTCTGGATGTTGGCCAATCGTCGCTGCGCAGGCTCGATCTTCACGGCCAGCGCATCGATGCCGTCTGCTCCCGTGTTCGACGCCGGTACAAGCTCCATTCCACAGATGGGGCAACGTCCCGGCGATGGCTGCCGAATCTGGGGATGCATCGGGCAGGTGTAAACGGCGTCACCCGCGGGCGTGCCCGGAGTCGCAGTGCTATCGGCGGCTGGAATCCAGCCGAGCCTCTGGGCGAATCCGACGAGCGTGACGAGCAATACTGCTGCCAAGAGAAACACGCCGAATGGCAGGAGTTTCTTTCCCAGCCACAGCGATCTTGATCGCCAGGCCTGATGAGGTGCGCTGGGCTTCACTGGATTTTGACCTGAAAGCATGGACATGCACTGTCCTTAATGAGACTTTGACTGTAATGACGGGCAAATGCTTCAGTCCACTCGACGCACATAGTCGATGCGCGACGCGCTTGGTGCGACGATGTCGAACGAAACGGACCACGAAATCGGCGATCGGCGCGCAGCGATTGCGCAAGAAAAGATCAAATGCGCCAGTTACAGAGCACTGGCTGCAGCGGCCGTCCGTAGAAAAGGCGGACGCCTTGATCGGTCACCGCAACAACGTCACCAAGTGCGTGCTGCGATGTGCCGACGTGCGTTAATGTAGACGAGATCGCCCACTTGAGGAGCTGCGAATGGTCGGTCGCTGGCGGAGCCGGGACGTCGGACCTGTTGTGTCCGTTGCCACAGCAACAACTCGCTTCGGAATCCGCCGTTCCACAACAGCAGATCCCCTGTCCGCCACACTTCGGGGCCGACGTTACCACTTCGCCGGCGCATGCTCCCATTGGCGCAGCAACCTGACTAGCGATCCCTGCGATCAGCAGAAGCACGATCGCCCGGCCGGCGTTAGATCGAAGTCGAAACATGGCTCCCCTGGAAGCAACCATGCCATAGATTGTCGCGGCCCTCGGCGAGGGCGTCTAGAGCAGCGCACAATCTTTTCATGGAGCTGACAGCGAATTCCGCTTACTGGCAGGAGTCGCCGGCGAGGCCAGTAGATCGACTCCGACCGCTTGACGCAGGCGCGCCACCGTGGTGGCAAGCTCTCCTTGTGCGCGGTGATAGCCTAATTCCAAGTTGAGCAGTGTGCGATAGTCCCGGATCACACGGTCGAACGTCACCGAGTTGTTCGCCAACGATTGCTGGTCCGCCTCGAATGTTTGGCGGGCCTGCGGCAGGATCGTTTTCTCGTAAAGAACTACCGTCTCATGACTGGCCAACGCCTGCGACCAGAGTTCATTCAGCGTGGCGTCCAGCTGTTGAACGACCTCATCCTCCGAGGCATGGGCCGCAAAGTGCTGGCGCGTCGCCTCGGCCGTCATCGCGTCATACTTGCGCCGCCAGAGTGGAATGCTCGCCGAGACATTCAAGGTCCAGGCATCG
Proteins encoded in this region:
- a CDS encoding efflux RND transporter periplasmic adaptor subunit, which codes for MSMLSGQNPVKPSAPHQAWRSRSLWLGKKLLPFGVFLLAAVLLVTLVGFAQRLGWIPAADSTATPGTPAGDAVYTCPMHPQIRQPSPGRCPICGMELVPASNTGADGIDALAVKIEPAQRRLANIQTSAVDSATLADSIHTVGAIAIDESRQATIAAYIDGRLERLFADYTGIDIKRGDHLAVIYSPQLYSAQVEYLEARRALQAAAGVPAVRQAQSALADNTRQRLREFGVTDEQLAELERTGAAQSRLTIYAPQGGTVVEKSAVEGGYVKAGDPIYRIAELSTVWLMLELFPEDATRVRFGQPVEATVRSMPTEKLIGRVAFIDPTVDPTTRTVGVRVELLNDQKRLRPGDYATATVSLPLEPQGEVFDQDMAGKWISPMHPQVIRDEPGQCPICGMDLVPTSQYGFTNEPIPQPESIYVPRSAVLLAGGNSLVYVETEPGRFEIRPVTIGPILADKVIILEGLKVGENVATSGNFLIDSQMQLAGKPSLIDPAGAVAKLKTSEGPLRFDDYEVARLDGEAGRQLEALYTAYFTVQQALAADQKPAESAALSLHRVATELALASLPEATAQQIQQIVTKSEHLHHQDLAGARKDFKPISHAIVRLATHVRGEQATKPFTHFYCPMVPEGGGDWLQANDSLVNPYFGSEMLRCGEKVETFPVRGKPLEKEEKRSTEPAAKVGT